In one window of Shewanella goraebulensis DNA:
- the pheS gene encoding phenylalanine--tRNA ligase subunit alpha yields the protein MQQLTEIVEQALEVIGKASDLKALDDIRVDYLGKKGKITDMMKLMGSLSPAEKPAFGQAVNQAKQAVQKELSERIEGLKAAELEAQLIAEQIDVTLPGRTIELGGLHPVTRTIERIETFFGELGFSVKNGPEIEDDFHNFDALNISEHHPARADHDTFYFNPKVMLRTQTSGVQIRTMEHEKPPLRIISPGRVYRNDYDQTHTPMFHQVEGLLVDEKVNFAELKGILHDFLRNFFEEDLEVRFRPSYFPFTEPSAEVDVMGKNGKWLEVLGCGMVHPNVLRSVGIDPEKYSGFAFGMGVERLTMLRYGVNDLRAFFENDLRFLKQFK from the coding sequence ATGCAGCAGTTAACTGAGATCGTAGAACAAGCCTTAGAAGTAATTGGTAAGGCCAGTGATCTAAAGGCATTGGATGATATCCGTGTCGATTACCTTGGTAAGAAAGGTAAGATCACTGACATGATGAAATTGATGGGTAGCTTAAGTCCAGCAGAGAAACCTGCTTTTGGACAAGCAGTCAACCAAGCTAAACAAGCGGTACAGAAAGAACTTTCTGAGCGCATTGAAGGCTTAAAGGCTGCAGAGTTAGAAGCGCAACTTATCGCTGAGCAAATCGATGTTACCTTACCAGGTCGTACCATTGAATTGGGTGGGCTTCACCCAGTGACACGTACTATCGAACGTATTGAAACTTTCTTTGGTGAGTTAGGATTCTCTGTTAAAAACGGTCCTGAAATTGAAGATGATTTTCATAACTTCGATGCATTGAACATTTCTGAGCATCATCCTGCTCGTGCTGATCATGACACTTTCTATTTCAACCCGAAAGTAATGCTCCGTACGCAAACTTCAGGTGTTCAAATTCGTACAATGGAACACGAAAAGCCGCCTTTACGTATTATATCTCCAGGCCGTGTTTACCGTAACGATTACGATCAAACTCATACGCCGATGTTCCACCAAGTGGAAGGTCTGCTAGTTGATGAAAAAGTTAACTTTGCTGAATTAAAAGGCATTTTGCATGACTTCTTACGTAACTTCTTCGAAGAAGATTTAGAAGTGCGTTTCCGTCCGTCTTACTTCCCGTTTACTGAGCCTTCAGCTGAAGTCGACGTAATGGGTAAGAACGGTAAATGGTTAGAAGTATTAGGTTGCGGTATGGTGCATCCTAACGTACTTCGCAGTGTCGGTATCGACCCTGAAAAATACTCTGGTTTTGCTTTCGGTATGGGTGTTGAGCGTTTAACAATGCTGCGTTACGGCGTAAATGACCTACGTGCCTTCTTCGAAAACGATTTACGTTTTCTTAAGCAATTCAAATAA
- a CDS encoding methyl-accepting chemotaxis protein, protein MKEVKFRWVDQFLIKLSIKAKFTILAIVPIALILLLTFTLINSFQTTLAKAEIDEAVSLNNTYNHAVDVALNLLDEDKHQAFLSDLDGSSRAVNIDTLTRQEQQIARQGGGSIETSTGFTVFSEVNAHDIVITTQIKHQTIEEKTSDDNNLAYLLMTIIIIIIFLFSYYISTFIGGALYTTVMALRRATDGDLTSRLNFFEVPDEFSLLAISVDELVDRQHKLVLQMTQATEQIRQVVHGFRTTAEDGQAVAVNQRQHLDSLATAMEEMTAAVKEVARNAEQSSSETQEANNQVTAGSNDIETTVQAIDLLSTEIAGASDAVNELNDNASKIDAVVTTINAISEQTNLLALNAAIEAARAGEQGRGFAVVADEVRTLAGRTQSATVEIKTMIEALQSGTQNLTQVMSRTVDQAEEGKKHVLQTGEDLASIAHHSGKVFEMSVLIATSAEEQSAVANEIASNLMEIRNQSHNVEEAANLSVSGCNELNSTAEELDKLMIGLKI, encoded by the coding sequence ATGAAAGAAGTAAAGTTCAGGTGGGTAGATCAATTTTTGATTAAGTTATCAATCAAAGCAAAGTTCACCATCTTGGCAATTGTTCCAATAGCTCTAATTTTATTACTTACTTTTACACTTATTAATAGTTTTCAAACTACCTTAGCTAAAGCTGAAATTGACGAGGCGGTATCGTTAAATAACACATACAATCACGCTGTTGATGTAGCACTAAATCTACTTGATGAAGATAAGCATCAAGCCTTTTTATCCGATTTAGATGGCTCAAGCCGTGCGGTTAATATTGATACTCTTACTCGCCAAGAGCAGCAAATTGCACGCCAGGGCGGCGGGTCAATTGAAACCAGTACTGGGTTTACCGTATTTAGTGAAGTTAATGCACACGATATTGTCATTACAACCCAAATTAAACATCAAACTATCGAAGAAAAAACAAGTGATGATAACAACTTAGCTTATTTATTAATGACAATAATCATCATCATCATTTTTCTATTTTCTTACTATATTTCAACCTTTATCGGCGGAGCGCTCTACACAACCGTGATGGCACTTAGAAGAGCTACGGACGGTGATTTAACCAGTCGATTAAACTTTTTTGAAGTCCCTGATGAGTTCAGTTTACTTGCCATCAGCGTTGATGAACTTGTTGATAGACAACATAAACTTGTTTTACAAATGACACAGGCGACAGAGCAAATCAGGCAAGTCGTTCACGGGTTTAGAACCACGGCAGAAGATGGCCAAGCCGTTGCAGTGAATCAACGTCAGCATCTAGACTCGCTAGCTACCGCGATGGAAGAAATGACTGCTGCGGTAAAAGAAGTAGCTCGTAATGCCGAGCAATCTTCATCTGAAACTCAAGAAGCAAACAATCAAGTGACTGCTGGTTCAAATGACATCGAAACCACGGTTCAAGCCATTGATTTACTTTCAACTGAAATCGCTGGCGCGTCTGATGCGGTCAACGAACTCAATGACAATGCCAGTAAAATTGATGCTGTGGTAACGACCATTAATGCTATTTCTGAACAAACTAACCTATTGGCGCTCAATGCCGCTATTGAGGCAGCGCGCGCTGGTGAACAAGGTCGCGGCTTTGCTGTTGTTGCTGATGAAGTGAGAACCCTTGCAGGGCGCACTCAGTCCGCCACAGTAGAAATTAAAACCATGATTGAAGCGTTACAATCTGGAACACAAAACCTGACTCAGGTGATGTCGCGAACTGTTGATCAAGCTGAAGAAGGTAAAAAACATGTACTGCAAACCGGAGAGGATTTAGCAAGTATTGCTCATCACAGTGGGAAGGTGTTCGAGATGAGTGTGTTAATTGCAACGTCAGCAGAAGAACAGTCTGCTGTGGCGAATGAAATAGCCTCTAATTTAATGGAAATTAGAAACCAATCTCATAATGTTGAAGAAGCGGCTAATCTATCGGTGTCAGGCTGTAATGAACTTAACAGTACTGCTGAAGAATTAGATAAATTGATGATTGGACTCAAAATTTAA
- a CDS encoding NAD(P)-dependent oxidoreductase, translating into MAKVAFIGLGVMGYPMAGHLVKQGHQVTVYNRTTAKAKQWTHDYQGEFALTPALAAKDQDIVFTCVGNDDDLRQVVLGENGVINGIKSGAILVDHTTASADVAREVAAILADKNIEFLDAPVSGGQAGAENGVLTVMMGGKESVFNQVKPVIESYSRCAELLGEVGAGQLTKMVNQICIAGVVQGLAEGLHFAKSAGLDGLKVVEVISKGAAQSWQMENRYQTMWQGEYDFGFAIDWMRKDLGIALEEGRRNGSHLPVTALVDQFYSEVQAMKGNRWDTSSLLARLEKNR; encoded by the coding sequence ATGGCGAAAGTAGCATTTATTGGCCTTGGCGTTATGGGGTACCCGATGGCGGGACATCTTGTTAAGCAGGGCCATCAAGTTACGGTTTATAATCGCACCACTGCAAAAGCTAAACAATGGACACATGATTACCAAGGTGAATTTGCACTAACTCCTGCATTGGCTGCAAAAGACCAAGATATTGTCTTTACCTGTGTTGGTAATGACGATGATTTAAGGCAAGTGGTCCTTGGTGAAAATGGTGTTATTAACGGTATTAAATCTGGCGCTATTTTAGTGGACCATACCACGGCATCAGCAGATGTTGCCCGTGAAGTGGCAGCGATATTGGCTGATAAAAATATTGAATTTCTTGATGCGCCAGTTTCTGGCGGCCAAGCGGGTGCTGAAAATGGCGTACTTACTGTGATGATGGGGGGTAAAGAGTCTGTATTTAATCAAGTTAAGCCTGTTATTGAATCGTACAGTCGCTGTGCCGAATTGCTGGGTGAAGTAGGTGCAGGCCAGTTAACGAAAATGGTAAATCAGATTTGTATTGCAGGTGTGGTACAAGGGCTTGCTGAGGGCTTACATTTTGCTAAAAGTGCTGGACTTGATGGTTTAAAAGTAGTTGAAGTTATTAGTAAAGGTGCTGCGCAAAGCTGGCAAATGGAAAACCGATACCAAACAATGTGGCAGGGTGAATATGATTTTGGATTTGCCATTGATTGGATGCGAAAAGATTTAGGCATTGCACTGGAAGAAGGGCGCCGAAATGGCAGTCATTTACCTGTTACAGCGTTAGTGGATCAATTCTACTCTGAGGTGCAGGCGATGAAAGGTAATCGTTGGGATACGTCTAGCTTATTAGCGCGTTTAGAAAAGAACCGATAA
- a CDS encoding acyl-CoA thioesterase — MAGVDREITLRFLAEPADVNFGGKVHGGAVMKWIDLAAYAGAAGWSGKYCITVYAGGIRFVKPIHVGNIVEVSAKVIYTGTSSMHLGIDVKAGDPKEPDRHLTTHCIVIMVAVDDDGKPTSVPEWIPQNEDDIRLRDSALRLMDMRKRIGAEMEAHVKPAL; from the coding sequence ATGGCCGGAGTAGATAGAGAGATCACCTTACGATTTTTAGCAGAACCTGCTGATGTAAACTTTGGCGGAAAAGTCCATGGTGGCGCTGTAATGAAATGGATTGATTTAGCCGCCTATGCAGGTGCAGCCGGCTGGAGTGGAAAATACTGTATTACCGTTTATGCGGGTGGTATTCGCTTTGTTAAACCTATCCATGTAGGCAATATTGTTGAGGTGAGTGCCAAAGTCATTTATACCGGCACTTCTTCAATGCATTTAGGCATTGATGTAAAAGCTGGCGATCCTAAAGAACCTGATCGTCATTTAACCACCCATTGTATTGTGATTATGGTTGCAGTAGACGATGATGGTAAACCGACTTCCGTGCCTGAATGGATCCCTCAAAATGAAGATGATATTCGTTTAAGAGATTCGGCACTCAGATTAATGGATATGCGTAAGCGCATTGGTGCTGAAATGGAAGCCCATGTAAAACCTGCACTTTAA
- the fabF gene encoding beta-ketoacyl-ACP synthase II has translation MSKRRVVITGLGLVTPVGNDVDSSWQSLLAGKSGIEPITKFDATDFGTRFSGSVKDFDVEQYLSRKDARKMDLFIQYGMAAGIQAMNDAGLDMEQENPSRVGTAIGAGMGGMPLIEQNHAALLKGGPRKVSPFFVPSTIINMISGHLSIKYGMTGPNFAVTTACTTGVHNIGFAARTIAYGDADVMLAGGAEDVTSPLAVAGFGSAKALSTRNEEPQAASRPWDRDRDGFVIGDGAGVMVMEEYEHAKARGAKIYAELVGFGMSGDAFHMTSPPADGAGAAAAMVNAINDAQIANEKVGYINAHGTSTPAGDKAEAAAVKSVFGPHAYDLLVSSTKSMTGHLLGAAGSVEAIVTILALRDQIVPPTINLDNPDEGCDLDFVAHKAKEHTFDYALCNSFGFGGTNGSLLFKKGDA, from the coding sequence GTGTCTAAACGTCGTGTCGTGATTACAGGCCTAGGACTAGTTACTCCAGTGGGTAACGATGTCGATTCTTCTTGGCAATCTTTATTAGCAGGTAAAAGTGGTATTGAACCCATTACCAAATTTGATGCAACTGATTTTGGCACTCGCTTCAGTGGCTCTGTTAAAGATTTTGACGTTGAGCAGTACTTATCACGTAAAGATGCTCGTAAAATGGATTTGTTTATCCAATACGGCATGGCTGCAGGTATCCAAGCGATGAATGATGCTGGTTTGGATATGGAACAAGAAAATCCTTCTCGCGTCGGTACTGCGATTGGTGCAGGCATGGGCGGCATGCCTTTAATTGAGCAAAATCATGCAGCTTTGTTAAAAGGTGGCCCGCGTAAAGTGTCTCCATTCTTTGTACCAAGCACCATTATTAATATGATTTCTGGCCATTTATCAATTAAATATGGCATGACAGGCCCTAACTTTGCAGTCACAACGGCCTGTACGACAGGTGTGCATAACATTGGTTTTGCCGCTCGTACTATCGCTTATGGCGATGCCGATGTGATGTTGGCAGGTGGCGCTGAAGATGTGACTTCTCCGCTTGCTGTGGCTGGCTTTGGCTCAGCTAAAGCGTTATCAACTCGTAATGAAGAACCACAAGCGGCCAGTCGTCCTTGGGATAGAGACCGTGACGGTTTTGTGATTGGTGATGGCGCTGGTGTCATGGTGATGGAAGAATATGAGCACGCTAAAGCCCGCGGCGCAAAAATTTATGCTGAGTTAGTTGGGTTTGGCATGAGTGGCGATGCATTCCACATGACTTCGCCTCCAGCTGATGGTGCAGGCGCAGCCGCTGCAATGGTCAACGCAATCAATGATGCGCAAATTGCTAATGAGAAAGTGGGTTATATTAATGCTCATGGCACATCAACTCCTGCTGGCGATAAAGCGGAAGCTGCTGCAGTCAAATCAGTATTTGGCCCACATGCATATGACTTATTAGTGAGTTCAACTAAGTCTATGACCGGCCATTTATTAGGTGCTGCAGGTTCGGTTGAAGCGATCGTGACCATTTTGGCTTTACGTGATCAAATTGTGCCGCCAACAATCAATTTAGATAACCCTGATGAAGGCTGCGATTTAGATTTTGTTGCCCATAAAGCAAAAGAGCATACATTTGATTATGCTTTGTGTAATTCATTTGGTTTTGGCGGGACTAACGGATCGCTTTTATTTAAAAAAGGCGATGCGTAA
- the acpP gene encoding acyl carrier protein, whose product MSNIEERVKKIIIEQLGVKEEDVKSAASFVDDLGADSLDTVELVMALEEEFDTEIPDEEAEKITTVQAAIDYVSKNQ is encoded by the coding sequence ATGAGCAACATCGAAGAACGTGTAAAGAAAATCATCATTGAGCAACTTGGCGTTAAGGAAGAAGACGTTAAATCAGCTGCATCATTCGTAGACGATTTAGGTGCAGATTCTCTGGACACTGTTGAATTGGTTATGGCTCTAGAAGAAGAGTTTGATACCGAGATCCCTGATGAAGAAGCTGAAAAGATCACTACTGTTCAAGCAGCGATCGATTACGTTTCAAAAAATCAGTAA
- the fabG gene encoding 3-oxoacyl-ACP reductase FabG, whose protein sequence is MSISFNLTGKVALVTGASRGIGRAITETLVEAGAVVIGTATSEKGAAAIQEYLGDKGHGLVLNVTDKESVAQLFAQIKEKAGDVDILVNSAGITRDNLLMRMKDDEWQDILDTNLTSLFRLSKPVMRSMMKKRNGRIINIGSVVGTMGNAGQVNYSAAKAGLIGFTKSLAREVASRQITVNAIAPGFIQTDMTDELNEEQQQAIMSQVPMERLGQAQEIANAVLFLASDSAAYITGETLHVNGGMYMV, encoded by the coding sequence ATGAGCATTAGCTTTAATTTAACTGGCAAAGTTGCTTTAGTGACTGGCGCAAGTCGCGGTATTGGCCGTGCTATTACTGAAACTTTAGTCGAAGCCGGCGCTGTAGTTATTGGTACTGCAACGAGCGAAAAAGGTGCTGCTGCAATCCAAGAATACCTTGGTGATAAAGGTCACGGTTTAGTATTAAACGTCACTGACAAAGAATCAGTTGCGCAATTATTCGCCCAGATCAAAGAAAAAGCCGGTGATGTTGATATTCTTGTCAATAGCGCGGGTATCACACGTGATAATTTATTAATGCGTATGAAAGACGATGAGTGGCAAGATATTCTTGATACTAACTTAACGTCGCTATTTAGGTTATCAAAACCTGTTATGCGCTCTATGATGAAAAAACGTAATGGACGTATCATCAATATTGGTTCAGTTGTAGGAACCATGGGCAATGCAGGGCAAGTTAATTACTCAGCTGCTAAAGCTGGTTTGATTGGATTTACAAAATCTCTTGCAAGAGAGGTTGCATCTCGTCAAATAACAGTGAATGCTATTGCACCAGGTTTCATTCAAACTGACATGACAGATGAGCTAAATGAAGAACAACAGCAAGCTATCATGTCTCAAGTGCCAATGGAGCGTTTAGGGCAAGCACAAGAGATTGCTAACGCAGTATTATTTTTAGCATCTGATTCTGCTGCTTACATTACAGGTGAGACCCTGCATGTAAATGGTGGAATGTACATGGTTTAA
- the fabD gene encoding ACP S-malonyltransferase translates to MENMAFVFPGQGSQAVGMLADLAAEFPVVTDTFAEASEVLGYDLWALTQDGPAENLNETDKTQPALLTASVAIFRAYEASGAAKPSLLAGHSLGEYSALVCAGVINFADAVKLVELRGQLMQQAVPAGTGAMFAIIGLDNDAIAKACEESANGAVVSPVNFNSPGQVVIAGEKEAVERAAAACKAAGAKMAVALPVSVPSHCALMKPAADKLADALAQLTFNEPNITVINNVDVATPISGSDIKDALVRQLYCPVRWSESVELMAEKGITDLVEMGPGKVLTGLTKRINKSLKGQAVNNAASLSALIQ, encoded by the coding sequence ATGGAAAATATGGCTTTTGTTTTTCCTGGACAAGGTTCTCAAGCTGTTGGCATGTTAGCTGATTTAGCTGCTGAATTCCCAGTTGTAACAGATACGTTTGCCGAGGCAAGTGAAGTATTAGGTTACGATTTATGGGCGTTGACTCAAGATGGGCCAGCAGAAAACCTTAATGAAACTGATAAAACACAACCTGCATTATTAACAGCAAGTGTTGCAATTTTCCGTGCTTATGAAGCAAGCGGCGCAGCTAAGCCTAGCTTGCTTGCAGGACATAGCTTAGGTGAATACTCTGCACTAGTGTGTGCAGGAGTAATTAATTTTGCTGATGCAGTAAAATTAGTAGAGCTTCGTGGTCAGTTAATGCAACAAGCTGTACCAGCAGGAACAGGTGCTATGTTTGCGATTATTGGTCTGGATAACGATGCTATTGCCAAAGCTTGTGAAGAATCAGCAAATGGTGCAGTTGTTAGCCCTGTTAATTTTAACAGTCCTGGTCAAGTGGTTATTGCTGGCGAAAAAGAAGCAGTAGAAAGAGCTGCAGCAGCATGTAAAGCTGCTGGAGCTAAAATGGCCGTTGCATTGCCTGTCAGTGTACCGTCTCATTGCGCGTTAATGAAACCTGCTGCTGATAAATTAGCTGATGCACTTGCACAGCTGACATTTAATGAACCAAATATCACAGTTATTAATAACGTTGATGTTGCGACACCGATTTCTGGAAGTGATATTAAAGATGCCTTAGTTCGTCAGCTTTACTGCCCAGTTCGTTGGAGCGAATCAGTTGAATTAATGGCCGAAAAAGGTATTACAGATTTAGTGGAAATGGGCCCAGGGAAAGTGTTAACTGGCTTAACAAAAAGAATTAATAAATCATTAAAGGGGCAGGCGGTAAATAACGCGGCTTCTTTATCTGCTTTAATCCAATAA
- a CDS encoding beta-ketoacyl-ACP synthase III: MHTKILGTGSYLPVQVRSNLDLEKMVDTSDQWIVERTGISERRIAAEDETVTTMGYQAALKALKMAGIEASELDMIVCGTTSASNAFPAAACEIQKLLGIHTIPAFDIAAACSGFVYALSVADQFVKTGAAKKVLVIGADVLSRLCDPDDRTTVILFGDGAGAAVIGASEQPGIISTHIYADGRQGDLLKCSFPPRANESSEAVSFMTMKGNDVFKFAVTQLSHVVTETLRINNIDKSEIDWLVPHQANFRIIKATAKKLNMSLDKVVLTLAKHGNTSAASVPIALDEAVRDGRIQRGQLILLEAFGGGFAWGSALVRF, translated from the coding sequence ATGCATACAAAAATTCTCGGAACTGGTAGTTATCTGCCGGTGCAAGTTCGTAGTAACCTCGATCTAGAAAAAATGGTCGACACTTCAGATCAGTGGATTGTGGAGCGTACAGGTATTTCTGAACGTCGCATTGCTGCTGAAGATGAAACTGTTACAACAATGGGTTATCAAGCTGCATTAAAAGCATTAAAAATGGCAGGTATTGAAGCCAGTGAGTTAGACATGATTGTCTGCGGTACCACAAGCGCCAGTAATGCATTTCCAGCTGCAGCATGCGAAATTCAAAAATTACTCGGTATTCATACGATTCCTGCTTTCGATATCGCTGCGGCGTGTTCAGGTTTTGTTTATGCCTTATCAGTCGCTGACCAGTTTGTTAAAACGGGTGCCGCTAAAAAAGTATTGGTAATTGGCGCTGACGTGTTATCACGCCTGTGTGACCCTGATGACCGTACCACAGTGATATTATTTGGTGACGGCGCTGGCGCTGCAGTTATTGGTGCTAGTGAACAACCAGGTATTATTTCTACTCATATATACGCTGATGGTCGTCAAGGCGATTTATTGAAGTGTTCATTCCCACCGCGAGCAAATGAGTCATCAGAAGCGGTTAGCTTTATGACGATGAAAGGTAATGACGTCTTTAAATTTGCTGTCACTCAGCTTTCTCACGTGGTAACTGAAACATTACGAATTAATAATATTGATAAATCAGAAATTGACTGGTTAGTGCCGCATCAAGCTAACTTTAGAATAATTAAAGCCACAGCTAAGAAGCTCAATATGAGTTTAGACAAAGTGGTTTTAACGCTGGCGAAGCATGGTAATACTTCTGCTGCATCTGTGCCTATTGCATTAGATGAAGCGGTAAGAGATGGCAGAATTCAACGCGGCCAACTGATTTTATTAGAAGCATTTGGCGGCGGTTTTGCTTGGGGCAGCGCACTTGTGCGTTTTTAG
- the plsX gene encoding phosphate acyltransferase PlsX — MTDLTLALDVMGGDNGPLVTVPAALQALKFNSQLSIILVGNQAEIDPHLVEIDSAVRARIQIIHTTEVITMCDRPIQAIRSRKQSSMRLALELVKDGKAQACVSAGNTGALMALAKILLKTLPGVDRPALVSCLPAVTGKPVYLLDLGANVSCDSETLFQFAVMGSVLCEAVHKRAKPKVALLNVGIEDVKGNDQVQQAAQYLMDTEQVNYTGFVEGDEIFTGSVDVIVCDGFVGNITLKTSEGIAKLLVHQLKRGLTQGLFVRMLSKLLAPRIQSVLSKMNPDHYNGASLIGLRGIVVKSHGNADEAAYLQAINLAATEAKRRLPEMIKDRLETILLDINS; from the coding sequence ATGACGGATCTGACGCTCGCGTTAGATGTGATGGGGGGCGATAATGGCCCCCTCGTCACAGTGCCTGCAGCCTTGCAGGCACTGAAATTCAATTCCCAACTATCCATTATTCTAGTCGGCAACCAAGCTGAAATAGATCCCCATTTAGTTGAAATTGACAGTGCTGTTCGTGCACGAATTCAAATTATTCATACCACTGAAGTTATCACTATGTGTGATAGGCCTATCCAAGCTATTCGCTCGCGTAAACAAAGCTCAATGCGTTTGGCGCTAGAGTTAGTTAAAGATGGTAAAGCCCAAGCTTGCGTTAGTGCCGGTAATACTGGTGCATTAATGGCATTGGCTAAGATTTTACTAAAAACGCTTCCTGGCGTTGATAGGCCCGCTTTAGTGAGTTGTTTACCTGCAGTCACAGGTAAACCTGTTTATTTATTGGATCTTGGCGCCAACGTATCCTGTGACTCTGAAACCTTGTTTCAGTTTGCAGTTATGGGCTCAGTGTTATGCGAAGCCGTCCATAAACGCGCCAAACCTAAAGTTGCCTTACTAAACGTCGGTATTGAAGATGTGAAGGGTAACGATCAAGTTCAACAAGCTGCGCAGTATTTAATGGATACTGAACAAGTCAATTACACAGGCTTTGTAGAAGGTGATGAGATATTCACTGGAAGTGTTGATGTCATTGTATGTGACGGCTTTGTTGGCAATATCACATTAAAAACATCTGAAGGCATTGCTAAGTTATTAGTTCACCAATTAAAACGTGGACTAACGCAAGGTTTGTTCGTGCGGATGTTGTCTAAACTCCTCGCTCCACGTATACAATCAGTACTCAGCAAGATGAACCCCGACCACTACAATGGCGCAAGTCTGATAGGATTGCGCGGAATAGTAGTAAAGAGTCATGGAAACGCTGATGAAGCCGCTTACTTACAAGCAATCAATTTAGCTGCTACAGAAGCAAAACGTCGTCTTCCGGAAATGATTAAAGATCGTTTGGAGACGATTCTTTTAGACATCAATAGCTGA
- the rpmF gene encoding 50S ribosomal protein L32: MAVQQNKKSRSKRGMRRSHDALSTAQLSVDATSGELHLRHNVTADGFYRGKKVINK; encoded by the coding sequence ATGGCTGTACAACAGAATAAAAAATCACGTTCAAAGCGCGGCATGCGCCGTTCACACGATGCATTGAGCACTGCTCAATTATCTGTAGACGCTACTAGCGGTGAATTACATCTACGTCACAACGTGACTGCTGATGGTTTCTACCGCGGTAAAAAGGTTATCAACAAGTAA